A DNA window from Fibrobacter sp. UWR3 contains the following coding sequences:
- a CDS encoding DUF4423 domain-containing protein — MVTFSDIADYRDFLKDYYERRKAEMPFYSYRMMGDKLGLDSSYLYRVLQKKQHLPAHALQAAKEILALSGREAEYFDLLFSAAVSKDKAKKEELMAKALSLRDVERHSLQAAELKLLENWWIPAVRAYLDLNGGVVNVKQIAKDICPPISEEQVTEAIEILKEVGLVKKLASGRLALTDAHLTVGGPEKAQAVRKFQRQVLSLASDSLDNVPVTERNVSTLTLSVDQACFEDLGDMLREFRRLVQKRVDEAKNSDRVMQLSMAFYPVARKGGFPENAIMGEGAGVKK; from the coding sequence ATGGTTACTTTTTCGGACATAGCGGACTACCGCGATTTTTTGAAGGACTACTACGAACGCCGCAAGGCGGAGATGCCCTTCTACAGTTATCGCATGATGGGCGATAAGCTGGGGCTGGATTCCAGCTACCTCTACCGCGTGTTGCAAAAGAAGCAGCACCTCCCCGCCCATGCGTTACAGGCGGCCAAGGAGATTTTGGCCCTGAGCGGTCGCGAGGCCGAATACTTTGATTTGCTCTTCTCTGCCGCGGTCAGCAAGGACAAGGCGAAGAAAGAAGAACTCATGGCGAAGGCGCTTTCCCTTCGCGATGTCGAACGCCACAGCCTCCAGGCGGCCGAACTCAAGCTGCTCGAGAACTGGTGGATCCCTGCCGTGCGTGCCTACCTGGACTTGAACGGCGGCGTGGTGAACGTGAAGCAGATTGCAAAGGACATCTGCCCCCCGATTTCGGAGGAGCAGGTTACCGAGGCTATTGAAATCCTGAAAGAGGTGGGCCTGGTGAAGAAACTTGCCAGCGGTCGACTTGCCCTCACGGATGCGCACCTCACGGTAGGTGGCCCCGAAAAGGCACAGGCGGTCCGCAAGTTCCAGCGTCAGGTGCTCTCCCTTGCCAGCGATTCCCTGGATAACGTGCCCGTTACCGAGCGCAACGTGTCCACTCTTACCCTCTCCGTAGACCAGGCCTGTTTCGAGGATTTGGGCGATATGCTGAGGGAATTCCGCAGATTAGTGCAGAAACGGGTTGACGAAGCCAAGAATTCTGACCGTGTTATGCAACTTTCTATGGCATTTTACCCGGTCGCCAGAAAAGGAGGCTTCCCTGAAAATGCTATAATGGGGGAAGGCGCAGGAGTTAAAAAATGA
- a CDS encoding HD-GYP domain-containing protein, with amino-acid sequence MMSANLDATNNDVISRNIIRDMGNGVLVIDKANRIISFVNDSAAKILDKTKEEMIGQKFAACFFEYEENDAFNDCVNKAIYESDVSHKMMTPYYTGKETKTLYVTSSYTKDDNGKPVGVVLILDDITEKAQLQERLIKNQLGTIMMMAELVESRDGNTGGHIKRTAEYVKIIAQQLFDDKKFPEEIDDKFLNDITTAAPLHDVGKISVSDAILNKPGRLTDEEFAIMKSHAAVGRKLLKDAVEATEHSSFLDTAIDMAGAHHEWWNGRGYPDGISGDKIPLSARIMAIADVFDALVSKRVYKPGMPLEKAYAIIREETGTHFDPVCVEAFFKAQEKIERVLKSHADD; translated from the coding sequence ATGATGTCGGCCAACCTAGACGCAACAAATAATGACGTGATATCGCGGAACATCATCCGCGACATGGGGAACGGAGTCCTCGTGATAGACAAGGCGAACAGGATAATCTCGTTCGTGAACGATTCCGCCGCAAAGATTCTCGACAAGACCAAGGAAGAGATGATTGGCCAGAAGTTCGCCGCGTGTTTCTTCGAGTACGAAGAGAACGACGCCTTCAACGACTGCGTCAACAAGGCCATCTACGAATCCGACGTGTCGCACAAGATGATGACGCCCTACTATACCGGCAAGGAAACCAAGACGCTCTACGTGACATCCTCGTACACCAAGGACGACAACGGGAAGCCGGTCGGCGTGGTGCTCATCCTCGACGACATTACCGAAAAGGCGCAACTGCAGGAACGCCTCATAAAGAACCAGCTCGGCACCATCATGATGATGGCCGAACTCGTAGAAAGCCGCGACGGCAACACGGGCGGACACATCAAGCGCACGGCGGAGTACGTGAAGATTATCGCGCAGCAGCTCTTTGACGACAAGAAGTTCCCGGAAGAAATCGACGACAAGTTCCTGAACGACATCACCACGGCGGCCCCGCTGCACGACGTGGGCAAGATAAGCGTATCCGACGCCATCCTCAACAAGCCGGGCAGGCTTACCGACGAGGAATTTGCCATCATGAAGAGCCACGCCGCCGTAGGGCGCAAGCTCCTGAAGGACGCCGTAGAGGCAACCGAGCACTCCTCGTTCCTCGATACCGCCATCGACATGGCGGGGGCGCACCACGAATGGTGGAACGGCAGGGGCTACCCCGACGGCATTTCCGGCGATAAAATCCCCCTCAGCGCAAGAATCATGGCGATTGCCGACGTGTTCGACGCCCTGGTATCGAAGCGCGTCTATAAGCCGGGTATGCCGCTAGAGAAGGCTTACGCCATCATCCGCGAAGAGACGGGCACGCATTTCGACCCGGTTTGCGTGGAAGCGTTCTTCAAGGCGCAGGAAAAAATCGAGCGGGTGCTCAAGAGCCACGCGGATGACTAG
- a CDS encoding RNA polymerase sigma factor, giving the protein MLWREHSTKMLNLAFRMLKDRDRAEDILMDVFVGIPDAIRAFRGQSALGTWLYRLTVNACLMKLRAEKRHGELKELNLDTIVKETLGKQDAPRNDQFDPELLQLGLNALPAETRGMLWLKDAEDLDVKDLAEIYGMPDGTIKARLSRARHFVKDYITEKLKNA; this is encoded by the coding sequence ATGCTGTGGAGAGAACACAGCACCAAGATGCTGAACCTCGCCTTCCGCATGCTCAAGGACCGCGACCGCGCCGAAGATATCCTCATGGACGTATTTGTCGGCATTCCGGACGCCATCCGGGCATTCCGCGGGCAAAGCGCCCTCGGGACCTGGCTCTACCGGCTCACCGTGAACGCCTGCCTCATGAAGCTGCGGGCAGAAAAGCGCCACGGCGAACTCAAGGAACTGAACCTCGACACGATTGTCAAGGAAACCCTCGGGAAGCAGGATGCCCCCCGCAACGACCAGTTCGACCCGGAACTCTTGCAACTCGGGCTGAACGCACTCCCCGCCGAAACGCGGGGCATGCTCTGGCTCAAGGATGCCGAAGACCTCGACGTGAAGGACCTCGCCGAAATATATGGCATGCCGGACGGCACCATCAAGGCGCGTCTCAGCCGCGCAAGGCACTTCGTGAAGGACTACATAACGGAGAAACTGAAAAATGCTTGA
- a CDS encoding Spy/CpxP family protein refolding chaperone produces the protein MKDSKLFIAGIVAFALALGVILGNFCSKNSACCCQKADMSQCMRQGMTPPPPPGPHGDFHKDHRPHGDFHKGHKHRGHMNPEVIDSLLQVTPEQKAALDANRAKGDSIFKELRKQKHDAEKALGEALESGDQAATENAKAKVLDADKALLEHRINGVQSLAKVLSKEQLEKFNQFHKERMKEFKDRRKKGPQE, from the coding sequence ATGAAAGATTCCAAACTATTCATCGCAGGTATAGTCGCGTTCGCGCTTGCCCTCGGGGTTATCCTCGGGAACTTCTGCAGCAAGAACAGCGCCTGCTGCTGCCAGAAGGCTGACATGTCGCAGTGCATGCGCCAAGGCATGACGCCTCCCCCGCCTCCGGGACCGCATGGCGATTTTCACAAGGACCACCGCCCGCACGGTGACTTCCACAAGGGGCATAAGCACAGGGGGCACATGAACCCGGAAGTCATCGATTCGCTCCTGCAGGTGACTCCCGAGCAGAAGGCCGCTCTCGATGCCAACCGCGCGAAGGGAGATTCCATATTCAAGGAACTGCGCAAACAGAAGCACGACGCAGAGAAGGCACTGGGCGAAGCGCTCGAAAGCGGCGACCAGGCCGCAACCGAAAACGCGAAGGCCAAGGTGCTCGATGCCGACAAGGCCCTGCTCGAACACCGCATCAACGGCGTGCAGTCCCTCGCGAAAGTGCTTTCCAAGGAACAGCTGGAAAAGTTCAATCAGTTCCACAAGGAGCGCATGAAGGAATTCAAGGACCGCAGGAAAAAGGGCCCGCAGGAATAA
- the pgi gene encoding glucose-6-phosphate isomerase encodes MSKLTDSQEWKALEAHAEVAKTWHMKELFAKDPARAEKFSLEACGLFLDYSKNIITDETMAKLQDLLKSANFDDMRKKYFAGEKINTTEKRAVLHTALRYKGNDPICVDGKDVMPEVRAVLKHMEDFTHLVRSGKWKGHTGKSIKYVVNIGIGGSDLGPVMVTEALKPYADKPIAGEYSPEVYFVSNIDGTHMAETLKKVNIEETLFIVASKTFTTLETMTNAETAKAAVLKAFNGDEKSIAKHFVALSTNTEAVAAFGIDTANMFEFWNWVGGRYSLWSAIGLSIALRIGFENYMKLHQGAYEMDQHFKTAPADKNMPVILALIGVWYNNFFGASSYAMLPYDQYLHRLAAYFQQADMESNGKTVDRDSKRVNYQTGPILWGEPGTNGQHAFYQLIHQGTKMIPCDFIAPANSHNKIGDHHQKLLSNFFAQPEALMNGKTLAQAQEELRKDGKSEEEIAFLAPHKVFEGNKPTNSIMMDYVSPETLGALIAMYEHKIFTQGVIWNINSYDQWGVELGKQLAKKILPELAKADAELNHDSSTNGLIKWYKAHQK; translated from the coding sequence ATGTCGAAACTGACTGATTCTCAGGAATGGAAGGCCCTCGAGGCCCACGCCGAAGTCGCCAAGACTTGGCACATGAAGGAACTCTTCGCGAAGGACCCGGCCCGTGCCGAGAAGTTCAGCCTGGAAGCCTGCGGACTCTTCCTGGACTACTCCAAGAACATCATCACCGACGAGACCATGGCCAAGCTCCAGGACTTGCTCAAGTCCGCCAACTTCGACGACATGCGCAAGAAGTACTTCGCCGGCGAAAAGATTAACACCACCGAAAAGCGCGCCGTGCTCCACACCGCTCTCCGCTACAAGGGTAACGATCCGATTTGCGTCGACGGCAAGGACGTGATGCCCGAAGTTCGCGCAGTTCTCAAGCACATGGAAGACTTCACCCACCTCGTCCGCAGCGGCAAGTGGAAAGGCCACACCGGCAAGTCCATCAAGTACGTGGTGAACATCGGTATCGGCGGTTCTGACCTCGGCCCCGTGATGGTGACCGAAGCCCTCAAGCCCTATGCAGACAAGCCGATTGCCGGCGAATACTCCCCGGAAGTTTACTTCGTTTCTAACATCGACGGCACGCACATGGCCGAGACCCTCAAGAAGGTGAACATCGAAGAAACGCTCTTCATTGTCGCTTCCAAGACTTTCACCACTCTTGAAACCATGACGAACGCCGAAACCGCCAAGGCTGCCGTCCTCAAGGCTTTCAATGGCGACGAAAAGTCCATCGCCAAGCACTTCGTTGCGCTCTCCACCAACACCGAGGCCGTCGCTGCCTTCGGTATCGACACTGCCAACATGTTCGAATTCTGGAACTGGGTCGGCGGCCGCTACTCCCTGTGGTCTGCCATCGGCCTCTCCATCGCTCTCCGCATCGGCTTCGAGAACTACATGAAGCTGCACCAGGGCGCCTACGAAATGGATCAGCACTTCAAGACCGCCCCGGCCGACAAGAACATGCCGGTTATCCTCGCCCTCATCGGCGTGTGGTACAACAACTTCTTCGGCGCTTCGAGCTATGCGATGCTCCCGTACGACCAGTACCTGCACCGCCTTGCTGCCTACTTCCAGCAGGCCGACATGGAATCGAACGGCAAGACCGTCGACCGCGATTCCAAGCGCGTGAACTACCAGACGGGCCCGATCCTCTGGGGCGAACCGGGTACGAACGGCCAGCACGCCTTCTACCAGCTCATCCACCAGGGCACCAAGATGATTCCTTGCGACTTCATCGCCCCGGCAAACAGCCACAACAAGATTGGCGATCACCACCAGAAGCTGCTCAGCAACTTCTTTGCACAGCCCGAAGCCTTGATGAACGGCAAGACGCTCGCCCAGGCCCAGGAAGAACTCCGCAAGGACGGTAAGAGCGAAGAAGAAATCGCATTCCTTGCCCCGCACAAGGTGTTCGAAGGCAACAAGCCGACCAACTCCATCATGATGGACTACGTTTCTCCGGAAACGCTCGGCGCCCTCATCGCCATGTACGAACACAAGATCTTCACGCAGGGCGTTATCTGGAACATCAACAGCTACGACCAGTGGGGTGTTGAACTCGGCAAGCAGCTCGCGAAGAAGATCCTCCCGGAACTTGCCAAGGCTGATGCCGAACTGAACCACGACAGCTCTACCAACGGGCTCATCAAGTGGTATAAGGCTCACCAGAAGTAA
- a CDS encoding TIGR02172 family protein, which produces MDTSLLDKAIVFAVKAHQGVERRGKDFPYIVHPMEAVSIAATMTGDQELLAAAALHDTVEDTDVTLDDIRREFGERVAKLVEEESDVFMEGVSEEASWHARKQASMERLSKASRDAKIVALSDKLSNARAIYRDFKEKGDAIWNIFHVKDVAEHEWHYRGLQRALHELAGTFAFTEFGQLVREIFGEPKPERINMDDYEESGDGYTAISYNHKNGKTMMKLYAPFVPISEPHRELEVSWNLADKGLNIPHAHRLVTDGTRIGVEFERISPKKSFARAISQEPETLRRYAEEFARECKKLHAIPCDTKLFSPTENRFRAAITKLKEYSDEEKAKISAFIDSVPKATTCIHGDMHIGNIITNGEKNFWIDLSAFSYGNPLYDVGMLYFVSHTGDDELAQKLFHISAAQMLEVWTYFVPEYFGKEEPLASIDEKVKPFAALLMLMYYTWTGNPPAGMFELVKHSILEKF; this is translated from the coding sequence ATGGATACTTCATTACTTGACAAGGCAATCGTCTTCGCCGTAAAGGCGCACCAGGGCGTAGAGCGCCGGGGCAAGGACTTCCCGTACATTGTCCACCCGATGGAGGCAGTCTCGATTGCCGCCACCATGACCGGCGACCAGGAACTCCTGGCGGCAGCCGCACTGCACGATACGGTCGAAGATACCGATGTCACACTCGACGACATCCGCCGTGAATTCGGCGAGCGCGTCGCGAAACTGGTAGAAGAGGAATCCGACGTATTTATGGAAGGGGTCTCCGAGGAAGCTTCCTGGCATGCCCGCAAGCAGGCCTCGATGGAGCGTCTCTCAAAAGCAAGCCGCGACGCGAAAATCGTAGCGCTTTCCGACAAGCTCAGTAACGCCCGTGCCATCTACCGCGATTTCAAGGAAAAGGGTGACGCCATCTGGAATATATTCCACGTGAAGGATGTTGCCGAACACGAATGGCACTACCGCGGGCTCCAGCGCGCACTGCACGAACTGGCGGGCACATTCGCCTTTACCGAATTCGGGCAACTCGTCCGCGAAATCTTTGGCGAACCCAAGCCCGAACGCATCAACATGGACGACTACGAGGAAAGTGGCGACGGCTATACTGCGATAAGCTACAACCACAAGAACGGCAAGACGATGATGAAGCTCTACGCGCCGTTTGTCCCGATAAGCGAGCCCCACCGCGAACTCGAAGTGTCATGGAACCTTGCCGACAAAGGCCTGAACATCCCGCACGCGCACCGCCTGGTAACGGACGGCACCCGCATCGGCGTGGAATTCGAGCGCATCTCGCCCAAGAAGTCCTTTGCCCGCGCGATTTCGCAGGAACCGGAGACTCTCCGGCGCTATGCGGAGGAATTCGCCCGCGAATGCAAGAAACTCCACGCGATTCCCTGCGACACGAAACTGTTCAGCCCGACAGAGAACCGCTTCCGCGCGGCAATCACCAAGCTCAAGGAATACTCCGACGAGGAAAAGGCGAAAATCTCGGCGTTTATCGACAGCGTACCGAAGGCGACCACCTGCATCCACGGTGACATGCACATCGGGAACATCATCACGAACGGCGAAAAGAACTTCTGGATAGACCTTTCCGCCTTCAGTTACGGGAACCCGCTCTACGACGTGGGCATGCTCTATTTTGTTTCGCACACGGGCGACGACGAACTAGCGCAGAAGCTGTTCCATATCAGCGCGGCGCAGATGCTCGAGGTCTGGACCTACTTCGTTCCCGAATATTTCGGCAAGGAAGAGCCGCTCGCAAGCATCGACGAGAAGGTAAAGCCCTTCGCGGCACTCCTCATGCTCATGTACTACACCTGGACGGGAAACCCGCCTGCGGGAATGTTCGAACTCGTGAAACATTCCATCCTGGAAAAATTCTAA
- a CDS encoding GTP pyrophosphokinase family protein, whose translation MPVVPVESYGLHPQGTFIIEEFREKHAMFEKLLTVVRGILENAMAENHIYVNAIEARVKDEKSLVGKLERKGEKYHTLSDLTDILGARVITFYYDEVDKIAAIVGNTFEVDWENSIDKRKMHDLHSFGYSSLHYICRVPKKIFFDPEFPEINDIRFEVQMRTALQHVWSVLDHDTGYKSGVEIPKEYLRSINRLAGLLELADEQFCQIRTGINEYRRRVQSLVSTGNFEEVSLDGDSYANYLKLKPFDALNNRIASINQAEISKSPLRQYLDVFKHLGFKTLGDLDRFIKENSDDAFQLAAFQLANTDLDIISSSLGVMSLITVYALKSGSGPLGLKDIFDILYGESDGNKQRAERLYEKASQLSFMQKK comes from the coding sequence ATGCCTGTTGTTCCTGTAGAAAGTTACGGCCTGCATCCGCAGGGTACATTCATTATCGAGGAATTCCGCGAGAAGCACGCGATGTTCGAGAAACTGCTCACGGTCGTGCGCGGGATTCTTGAAAACGCAATGGCAGAAAACCACATCTACGTGAATGCCATCGAGGCGCGCGTCAAGGACGAGAAGAGCCTCGTGGGCAAGCTCGAACGCAAGGGCGAAAAGTACCACACGCTCAGCGACCTTACCGACATTTTGGGTGCGCGCGTCATCACGTTCTACTACGACGAGGTCGACAAGATTGCGGCAATCGTCGGGAACACTTTCGAGGTGGACTGGGAAAACAGCATCGACAAGCGCAAGATGCACGACCTGCACAGTTTCGGCTACAGTTCGCTACACTACATCTGCCGCGTCCCGAAAAAAATTTTCTTTGACCCGGAATTCCCCGAGATAAACGACATACGGTTCGAAGTGCAGATGCGTACCGCATTGCAACACGTATGGTCGGTGCTCGACCACGATACCGGATACAAGTCAGGGGTCGAAATCCCGAAGGAATACCTGCGCAGCATCAACAGGCTCGCGGGCCTGCTGGAACTTGCCGACGAGCAGTTCTGCCAGATACGCACGGGCATCAACGAATACCGGCGCCGCGTGCAGTCGCTCGTGAGTACCGGAAACTTCGAGGAGGTCTCGCTCGACGGCGATTCGTATGCGAACTACCTGAAGCTCAAGCCCTTCGACGCGCTCAACAACCGCATCGCATCCATAAACCAGGCCGAAATCAGCAAGTCCCCGCTGCGCCAGTACCTGGACGTGTTCAAGCATCTGGGGTTCAAGACCCTCGGCGATTTGGACAGGTTCATCAAGGAAAATTCCGACGACGCCTTCCAGCTGGCGGCATTCCAGCTCGCGAATACCGACCTGGACATCATCAGTTCATCGCTCGGGGTAATGAGTCTCATTACCGTCTACGCGCTCAAGTCGGGCTCGGGCCCGCTCGGGCTCAAGGACATATTCGATATCCTGTACGGTGAATCCGACGGCAACAAGCAGCGGGCCGAACGCCTTTACGAGAAGGCATCGCAGCTCTCGTTCATGCAGAAGAAATAG
- the dacB gene encoding D-alanyl-D-alanine carboxypeptidase/D-alanyl-D-alanine-endopeptidase: MKFFARLVSLALWAVLPAVGAGLDVAEYQAYVDSLLPEVSFGLSVRSVNTGKELANINGNELFTPASTMKTLSTATALHFLPLDYEPETKFSLMGAQEGNVFRGTLNVRGEGDPNISARYYTDPLMWLYGIADSIKALGIDTLRGRLVLDTSYYQPPWKPEHWRSDFYDFWYGAEVTPLQFNDNSAVVRIRPGVNEGDTVRVSVLPDVGYVRVVNKLITTKAPLNKRGRKMRLKWNRSLDPVEPVVTVEGEFDIDSDSSQFVIPVRGGIGYFRAAMLTALRDRGVAFREDTTAPANPLVKQYAFSTAPLLSMLDEINQRSQNLHAETLFRNAAAREFGVGSVETGKMLERRFLAAIGVDSSGFEVYDGCGLAPKNKLKPSAESQMLAAMARHPKHEYYINSFASPKIGSGSKRMYTLQYPWATRFKTGYIAEVHGLAGYIFAQGDTLAVAMYLNKTGKNKDGDCKDVMDTLWVKLVEWANEGFPSLVRMKDMWIAAQGVKGLDARLEYFSKKLQGTPYRLGPMGEGTLDPIEPKPLVYLDSVDCVTFLEHTLAMALAPSEDSLFNVLQKIRYLGGEISYRTRKHYLLADWVGEGMFARVLPVEGDTVISRTLPKKDFFKAKRMKYLVDGKEADDPQVEIRYLPYDKALEWAKVPHSDSLKVLGVAFVAKSEKIDATHTGFVVLNPGEAPRLRHASSQKKRVVDQPFAEYLVSRKGKLPGITLFEFIAP, encoded by the coding sequence ATGAAGTTTTTCGCGAGGTTGGTTTCCCTTGCCCTTTGGGCGGTACTGCCTGCGGTTGGCGCGGGGCTGGATGTCGCGGAATACCAGGCCTACGTGGATTCCTTGTTGCCCGAGGTGAGCTTCGGGTTATCCGTGCGTTCCGTGAATACGGGCAAGGAACTGGCGAACATCAACGGGAACGAACTGTTTACGCCCGCGAGCACCATGAAGACGCTCTCCACGGCGACGGCGCTCCATTTCTTGCCGCTCGATTATGAACCCGAGACGAAGTTCTCGCTTATGGGGGCGCAGGAAGGAAATGTGTTTAGAGGCACGCTGAACGTCCGCGGCGAGGGTGACCCGAACATTTCGGCACGTTACTACACTGATCCGCTCATGTGGCTCTACGGTATTGCCGATTCCATCAAGGCGCTCGGCATCGATACCCTCAGGGGAAGGCTCGTTCTTGATACTTCCTATTACCAGCCGCCTTGGAAGCCGGAACACTGGCGCAGCGACTTTTATGATTTCTGGTACGGGGCCGAGGTGACTCCGCTCCAGTTCAACGACAACAGTGCTGTAGTGCGTATTAGGCCCGGTGTAAACGAGGGGGATACGGTGCGTGTTTCCGTGTTGCCCGACGTGGGTTATGTGCGTGTTGTGAACAAGTTAATTACGACGAAGGCGCCCTTGAACAAGCGCGGGCGCAAGATGAGACTCAAGTGGAACCGTTCTCTTGACCCGGTAGAACCCGTAGTTACCGTAGAGGGCGAGTTCGATATCGATTCCGACTCGAGCCAGTTCGTGATTCCCGTCCGTGGCGGTATCGGGTATTTCCGTGCGGCGATGCTTACCGCGCTCCGTGACCGCGGGGTAGCCTTCCGCGAAGATACGACGGCTCCTGCGAACCCTCTCGTGAAACAGTATGCGTTCTCTACCGCGCCGTTGCTCAGCATGCTCGACGAGATTAACCAGCGGAGCCAGAACCTGCATGCCGAAACGCTTTTCCGCAACGCCGCCGCCCGCGAGTTCGGGGTGGGGAGCGTCGAGACGGGCAAGATGCTTGAACGCAGGTTCCTTGCCGCCATCGGGGTGGATTCCAGCGGGTTCGAAGTGTACGACGGTTGCGGGCTTGCTCCAAAGAATAAACTGAAACCCTCCGCCGAATCGCAGATGCTTGCCGCTATGGCGCGCCACCCCAAGCACGAATACTACATCAATTCCTTCGCGAGCCCCAAGATCGGTTCCGGCAGCAAGCGCATGTACACGCTGCAGTACCCGTGGGCGACGCGCTTCAAGACGGGTTATATTGCGGAGGTGCATGGCCTTGCGGGTTACATATTTGCGCAGGGCGATACGCTTGCCGTGGCGATGTACCTGAACAAGACAGGCAAGAACAAGGACGGCGACTGCAAGGACGTGATGGATACCCTGTGGGTCAAGCTTGTCGAGTGGGCGAATGAGGGCTTCCCGTCGCTTGTGCGCATGAAGGACATGTGGATTGCCGCGCAGGGCGTGAAGGGCCTCGATGCCCGCCTGGAATACTTCTCCAAGAAATTGCAGGGAACGCCCTACCGTCTCGGGCCCATGGGCGAGGGAACGCTTGACCCGATTGAGCCCAAGCCGCTCGTTTATCTGGATTCCGTGGACTGCGTGACCTTCCTGGAACACACGCTGGCGATGGCTCTTGCCCCGAGCGAGGATTCGCTGTTTAACGTACTGCAGAAAATCCGCTATCTTGGCGGGGAAATAAGTTACCGCACCCGCAAGCACTACCTGCTTGCCGACTGGGTGGGCGAGGGCATGTTTGCCCGCGTGCTCCCCGTGGAAGGTGATACGGTAATATCGCGCACGCTCCCGAAGAAGGACTTTTTCAAGGCGAAACGCATGAAGTACCTGGTCGATGGCAAGGAAGCCGATGACCCGCAGGTGGAAATTCGTTACCTGCCCTACGACAAGGCGCTCGAATGGGCGAAGGTCCCGCATTCCGATAGCCTGAAGGTGCTTGGCGTTGCCTTTGTCGCGAAGTCCGAAAAAATCGATGCGACCCACACCGGGTTTGTCGTGCTAAATCCGGGAGAGGCGCCCAGACTGCGCCATGCATCGTCCCAGAAGAAACGCGTTGTGGACCAGCCTTTTGCCGAATATCTCGTAAGCCGCAAGGGGAAACTTCCCGGCATTACCTTGTTCGAATTTATTGCGCCGTAA